The DNA segment GCGGTTGCAGTTCGGCGACGCCGATGGCGGCAAGCAAAGCATGGAGCTCGGGACCAACCCGGTGGCCAAGCTGTTCGTCGACAGCTTCGTGATGATCCTGGCCGGCGATCGCAAGGGCCTGGAACGCGTGTTCAACATGAACCTGACTTCACTGCCCGGCGGCGGCTGGCGGCTGTTGCTGACCCCGCGGGTGGCCCCGATGGACAAGGTCATCAAGGAGATCACGCTGGGCGGCGCTGGCCTGGCCTTGCACGATATGGACGTGCGCGAGAGCAGCGGCGACTGGTCGCGCACCTCCTTCACCGACGTCGACGTCAACCATCGCTACAGCGCCGACGAACAGGCGCGAGTCTTCCGGTTGCCGGCCGCGGCCAAATGAACGCCCGGCAACCGACGCGGCCATGAACCTTCGCGGTCCGTTGCCGTCGCGCGCACCGCTTTACATCGCCGCGGCGCTGGCGGTGGGCGCGGCGACGTTCTGCGCCCTGCGCTTGAAGATCACCACCGATATCACGCATTTTCTGCCCGCCGGCGCCGACCATCGCCTGGCCACGCTGTCACGCCGGCTGGCCGATTCGTCGCTGACCCGCACGCTGATCGTCAGCATCGGCGGTCCGTCGACCGACGCCGTGCACGCCGCCGCCGTCGCGCTGGCCGACGGCCTGCGGGACCAGAAAGAGATCGCCTGGCTTCAGCGCGGCCCCACCGACAAGCTGCCGGAGGCGGTCTTCAAGCTGTACGCACCGCGCACGGCGTACTTCATTTCCGATCACCCGGAGACGGAAATTCCCGCCGCGCTGTCGGACCAGGGTCTCGACCAGGCAGCGCGCGCGCTGAAGCGCCAGCTGTCGTTGCCTCTGTCGCCGCTGCTCAGCCGGTTGGCCGGGGCCGATCCGCTGCAGTGGTTCCCGGGGATCTTGCGACGCTTCGAAAAGGCGCAGGCCGGCACGCTGGAGCTCGACGGCGACCAGTTCGTCACCGCCGAGACGCGTGACCCACGCGATCCCATCCGGCGCTGGGCGATCATCTTCATCGGCACCAACCACTCGCCGTTCGACAGCAAGGCGCAGGCGCCGTTGCTGGCGGCGATCGGTGCGCGCTTTGCCGCCGTCAATCAGGCGGCGGGCGGCGGCCTGAAGCTGGAAATGGGTGGCGTGGCCCCGATCGCCGTCGACGCTGAACACCACATCAGCCAGGATCTCACGCGCATCTCCCTCGCCTCGATGGTGGGCGTGGTGCTGTTGTTCTGGCTGTTTTTCGGCTCGATCCGCGCCGTGTTGCTGGCTTTGCTGCCCATCGTGGGCGGCGCGCTGGCGGCCACCACCGTCGGTCTCATCCTGTTCGGCCAGCTGCACGGGATGACGTTGGCCATCGGCTCGACGTTGATCGGCGTGGCCCTGGATTATCCGATCTTGCTTTTGACCCATCGGGTGCTCAATCCCGACGCCGCGCCCGAGGTGGTGCTGCGCAAGATCTGGATCGGCATCTTGCTGGGCGGCGTGACCACCGCGGCGGGCTTCGCGGCGCTGGGCTGGACGTCGTTCCCCGGCGTGCGCGAGATGGCGGTGACGTCGTCGGTGGGCATCATCGCCGCGCTGCTGGCCACCCGGTACGTGTTGCCGCCGCTATTGCGCCGGCGGCCACGGCCGGCCCGGTTGTTGGCGCGCGGCGCGACGGCGCTGGGGCAAGCGCTGCGCTGGCTGCAGCGACAGCGGACGGTGCGGCTGGCGATCGCCGCCGCGGTGGTGCTGGTCTGCGCCCTGGGGCTGCCGCGCTTGCAGTGGCAGGACGGCCTGCGCGCCCTTGATCCCGGCAGCCCGCGCCTGAAAGCCGAACTGGATCGGGTGCGCGGGCGGGTGTCGGCCATGGACGAAGGCCGCTTCGTGGTGGCGGCGGCGCCGGATCTCGAACAGGCGCTGCGTCTGAACGACGAGGTCT comes from the Polyangia bacterium genome and includes:
- a CDS encoding MMPL family transporter, which gives rise to MNLRGPLPSRAPLYIAAALAVGAATFCALRLKITTDITHFLPAGADHRLATLSRRLADSSLTRTLIVSIGGPSTDAVHAAAVALADGLRDQKEIAWLQRGPTDKLPEAVFKLYAPRTAYFISDHPETEIPAALSDQGLDQAARALKRQLSLPLSPLLSRLAGADPLQWFPGILRRFEKAQAGTLELDGDQFVTAETRDPRDPIRRWAIIFIGTNHSPFDSKAQAPLLAAIGARFAAVNQAAGGGLKLEMGGVAPIAVDAEHHISQDLTRISLASMVGVVLLFWLFFGSIRAVLLALLPIVGGALAATTVGLILFGQLHGMTLAIGSTLIGVALDYPILLLTHRVLNPDAAPEVVLRKIWIGILLGGVTTAAGFAALGWTSFPGVREMAVTSSVGIIAALLATRYVLPPLLRRRPRPARLLARGATALGQALRWLQRQRTVRLAIAAAVVLVCALGLPRLQWQDGLRALDPGSPRLKAELDRVRGRVSAMDEGRFVVAAAPDLEQALRLNDEVFTRLESARDAGALDGLTSLHAFLWSAALQNRNRAAVAAVPNLDARVMAALRQEGFHADAFKAFETTARAMSAPATLPPLTLGDLESSPLAPLVRSFVVKLGDDTGILTFLRGVRQADRVNGAIADLPGAHYFDQAAFLDETYRHFRVQTLQAVLVGIALIFAVLFGRYRRWRPSVAALAPAVLAAAATLGLLGLTGVPTNLLHVLSLLLVLSMGVDYGVFLVESTAADVSSDATLMSLLACCLTTVLSFGLLALSGTPALRAIGLVTGVGVLLSLVLAPLSLAVTGATRTRAEDLR
- a CDS encoding outer membrane lipoprotein carrier protein LolA; amino-acid sequence: MRAGAAALWAGVFCGALGAPAGDAVEKSAPVTIEALLNQFARAPGLSAHFREEKHLALLDAPLVNEGTIHFMPPGRFARHTLKPIASTLLIDGGRLQFGDADGGKQSMELGTNPVAKLFVDSFVMILAGDRKGLERVFNMNLTSLPGGGWRLLLTPRVAPMDKVIKEITLGGAGLALHDMDVRESSGDWSRTSFTDVDVNHRYSADEQARVFRLPAAAK